A window of the Cellvibrio sp. pealriver genome harbors these coding sequences:
- the queE gene encoding 7-carboxy-7-deazaguanine synthase QueE: MTQASLKITEIFYSLQGESNTVGLPTVFVRLTGCPLRCGYCDSEYAFYGGERLSLDEILAKVATYNARYICVTGGEPLAQRECLTLLTALCDAGYKVSLETSGALPVDDVDPRVVKVMDLKTPGSGEVGRNRWENIPLLGEQDQIKFVICDRADYEWARFKLDEYQLSGRVAEVLFSPSFGQVEPLALAEWILADNLPVRFQLQLHKLLWSDTPGH, encoded by the coding sequence ATGACCCAAGCCAGCCTCAAAATTACTGAAATTTTCTATTCGCTCCAGGGAGAGTCTAATACTGTTGGTTTGCCGACCGTATTTGTCCGGCTCACTGGCTGTCCGCTGCGTTGTGGTTATTGCGATTCTGAATACGCCTTTTACGGTGGGGAGCGTTTGTCGCTCGATGAAATTCTCGCCAAAGTCGCCACCTATAACGCACGCTACATCTGTGTCACTGGCGGTGAACCGCTTGCCCAGCGCGAATGCCTGACATTGTTGACGGCACTGTGTGATGCTGGCTACAAGGTATCCCTGGAAACCAGCGGTGCTTTGCCCGTAGATGACGTTGATCCTCGCGTGGTTAAAGTAATGGATTTAAAAACGCCCGGTTCAGGCGAAGTGGGGCGTAATCGCTGGGAAAATATCCCGTTATTGGGTGAGCAGGATCAGATTAAGTTTGTGATTTGCGATCGTGCTGATTATGAATGGGCACGTTTCAAACTGGACGAATATCAATTATCAGGCAGAGTCGCTGAAGTATTGTTTTCCCCCAGCTTTGGTCAAGTAGAGCCATTGGCGTTAGCTGAATGGATTTTGGCGGATAATTTACCGGTGCGTTTCCAGTTACAACTCCACAAACTTCTGTGGAGTGATACCCCCGGCCATTGA
- a CDS encoding EAL domain-containing protein, protein MLFASHGEGISQPNLPRLAQLVIVFLAYSLTGWLGLCVPFENDRVTLFWLPGGIALAAFYRWSPRMWPAVFLAAFALQTYSGANIVTNLILAAGNTLAPLFGTWLLRRAQCDLTQLNRRNTVWFLALGALGMLVSAAIGGFTLNSDNQGSLNDGLYTVLIWWMGDSLGVFLITPLLININRANINRVAERKLDFVIILAVSLIVGLCCFPFNNFEGDLLEGKWHLPIVFTSFVCVAWAALSFGLLGCALTTIGFSFLAIWSSVHQLGPFSLPSQQLSYWVIWIYTVSMTILGLMITAAHTEIITTTHQLGESNEAQEKQKLHLEAILHAIPDLLFEIDRQGHVLSFNGSSQHHNLTTEELLGKNLSETLPSSSVSVWMHALSEADHWGISQGKSIRITHGDDTFWYELSIAKHAGSRREDDRFICLARDITKRINTHQADLANEQRFRNIFETTRNIAVQGYNRFHEVIFWNKASEDLYGFSASNAMGKKLEDLIIPGFMREGVYQAIEDWHEKDIAIPSGELALQDANGNEVWVYSNHVLIDTPDHKEMYCLDIDLGPQRKALLRAEKELAERKQVEDALRQSEQRLESAQLMARIAYWSWNPDTDECHFNNSVKDLFGFPDEYLNSTMTDFINRFVYSEDRENLSNALADSLRYHKPLTQEVRIEIDGQKLWLQLQGDTLDDTQNISIQGSLQDITERKGLDLALTAAAADAASTPDFFVTILQALADAIGAGHAAISLIDSENPNEAVTHTYLKNGQLQPNIRYALQGTPCNDVFEENFCFMSSGASARYPDDALLRELNIESYLGVGIRNAQGAPFGVLVLLAEHPLPISPQISSLLLIFADRISGELRRAQDQEKIYNLAFFDPLTRLPNRRMLQDRLRLLTAQSARTGQHGALLFIDIDHFKMLNDTRGHHIGDQLLVQVAERIASIIRTTDLAARLGGDEFVVVFDNLGEDAETAALEAKKRAEELHDLINLPYPLQQSVYHCTISIGVNLFKGQMRTIDDLLRHADVAMYQAKDSGRNAIRFFDPNMQSHLEKRAAIETDLRTAYESKQQLIPYYQVQIDTQGKALGAELLLRWRHPNNGMISPADFIPVAEQTGLIVSIGKQVIRQACEQLQQWSLHQAFCQLSIAVNVSPIQFNQPSFVDDVLAIVSHSNINPHLLKLELTESSLLKNVDQSIEKMQQLQNSGIGFSMDDFGIGYSSLSYLKRLPLDQLKIDQTFVRDIAIDPNDAIITRTIIAMAQNMNLQVIAEGVETEVQKSFLEQNGCTMFQGYFFGRPMPIEEFEQQLLERGYCSAHK, encoded by the coding sequence ATGCTTTTTGCTTCACACGGGGAAGGAATATCGCAGCCCAATTTACCCAGGCTCGCTCAATTAGTGATTGTTTTTTTGGCTTACAGCCTGACTGGTTGGCTAGGCCTGTGTGTGCCTTTCGAAAATGATCGGGTCACCCTTTTTTGGTTACCCGGCGGAATTGCTTTAGCCGCATTTTATCGCTGGTCCCCACGCATGTGGCCAGCTGTATTTCTGGCTGCATTCGCCCTGCAAACATACAGTGGTGCGAACATCGTCACCAATCTGATTTTGGCCGCAGGGAACACCTTGGCACCGCTGTTTGGCACATGGCTTTTGCGCAGGGCACAGTGCGACCTCACACAACTCAATCGTCGCAACACTGTCTGGTTTTTAGCACTAGGGGCGCTGGGCATGTTGGTGTCAGCTGCTATCGGTGGCTTTACACTCAATAGCGACAACCAGGGGTCACTCAATGACGGCTTATATACCGTACTTATCTGGTGGATGGGCGATAGCCTCGGCGTTTTCCTCATTACTCCCCTGCTGATAAACATCAATCGCGCCAACATCAACCGTGTAGCAGAACGCAAGCTGGATTTTGTCATTATTCTCGCAGTCAGCCTGATTGTAGGTTTATGCTGTTTTCCATTTAATAATTTTGAAGGTGACTTGCTTGAAGGCAAATGGCATTTGCCTATCGTGTTCACCAGTTTTGTTTGCGTGGCGTGGGCAGCACTCTCTTTCGGTTTGTTAGGTTGCGCATTAACCACAATTGGCTTCAGCTTTCTCGCGATCTGGTCCAGCGTTCACCAACTCGGGCCTTTTTCATTACCTTCGCAGCAGCTCAGCTATTGGGTTATCTGGATTTACACTGTCAGTATGACTATTTTGGGGCTGATGATCACTGCAGCTCATACCGAAATAATCACCACAACGCATCAATTGGGCGAGTCGAATGAGGCGCAAGAGAAACAAAAATTACATCTTGAAGCCATCCTTCATGCAATTCCGGATTTGCTATTTGAAATTGACCGTCAGGGTCATGTGTTGTCTTTCAACGGCAGCAGCCAGCATCACAATCTGACAACAGAAGAACTGCTAGGAAAAAATCTTTCGGAAACATTACCCTCATCGTCTGTTTCTGTATGGATGCATGCCCTCAGCGAAGCTGATCACTGGGGAATATCGCAAGGCAAAAGTATTCGTATCACCCACGGCGATGACACTTTCTGGTACGAACTGTCGATTGCCAAACACGCTGGCAGTCGCCGTGAGGATGACAGGTTTATTTGTCTTGCGCGCGACATCACCAAACGCATCAATACCCATCAAGCCGATCTCGCCAATGAACAGCGCTTCCGCAATATTTTTGAAACCACACGGAATATTGCTGTGCAAGGCTACAACCGTTTCCACGAAGTAATTTTCTGGAACAAAGCCAGTGAGGATCTATATGGATTTAGCGCCTCAAATGCAATGGGGAAAAAACTGGAAGATTTAATTATCCCCGGCTTTATGCGCGAAGGCGTTTATCAAGCAATCGAAGACTGGCATGAAAAGGATATAGCGATCCCCTCGGGTGAACTCGCACTACAGGACGCCAATGGCAATGAAGTGTGGGTATATTCAAACCATGTATTGATTGACACGCCCGATCACAAAGAAATGTATTGCCTTGATATTGATTTGGGACCACAGCGCAAAGCGCTCTTGCGAGCAGAGAAGGAACTGGCAGAGCGCAAACAAGTGGAAGATGCCTTGCGCCAAAGCGAGCAACGCCTGGAAAGCGCCCAGCTAATGGCGCGCATCGCCTACTGGAGCTGGAATCCGGATACGGATGAATGCCATTTCAATAATTCAGTGAAAGACTTATTTGGCTTTCCCGATGAATATCTCAACTCCACCATGACCGATTTTATCAACCGGTTTGTCTATAGCGAAGATCGGGAAAATCTGAGCAATGCCCTTGCTGACAGCCTTCGCTATCACAAACCACTGACGCAAGAAGTGCGCATTGAAATTGACGGACAAAAATTGTGGCTGCAATTACAAGGCGATACATTAGACGATACACAAAACATCAGTATCCAAGGCAGTTTGCAGGATATTACCGAACGTAAAGGCCTTGATTTAGCCTTAACAGCTGCTGCGGCAGATGCAGCCTCTACTCCTGATTTTTTTGTCACCATATTGCAGGCACTCGCCGATGCCATTGGCGCAGGTCATGCAGCGATCAGTTTGATTGACAGTGAAAATCCCAACGAAGCAGTTACACACACCTACCTGAAAAACGGCCAGTTGCAACCCAACATTCGCTATGCACTACAAGGCACTCCATGCAACGATGTCTTTGAAGAAAATTTTTGTTTTATGAGCAGTGGCGCAAGTGCGCGCTATCCCGATGATGCGTTATTGCGGGAACTCAATATTGAGAGTTATCTCGGAGTAGGTATACGCAATGCACAAGGAGCACCCTTCGGTGTATTGGTGCTGCTTGCAGAACATCCATTACCCATATCCCCGCAAATCAGCTCGCTATTATTAATTTTTGCCGACCGTATTAGCGGTGAGTTACGACGCGCACAAGATCAGGAAAAAATCTATAACCTCGCATTTTTTGATCCATTAACACGCCTGCCAAATAGACGTATGTTGCAAGATCGTCTGCGACTATTAACGGCGCAAAGTGCGCGCACTGGTCAGCATGGCGCGCTTTTGTTTATCGATATTGATCACTTTAAAATGCTTAACGATACCCGCGGCCATCACATCGGCGACCAGCTATTGGTGCAAGTGGCGGAGCGCATTGCCAGTATTATCCGCACAACAGATTTAGCTGCACGTTTGGGCGGTGATGAATTTGTTGTGGTGTTTGATAATTTGGGGGAGGACGCTGAAACAGCGGCGCTGGAAGCGAAAAAACGTGCAGAAGAATTACATGACCTGATTAATTTACCCTATCCGTTACAACAATCGGTTTATCACTGCACCATCAGTATTGGTGTCAATTTATTTAAAGGCCAGATGCGCACAATTGACGATCTATTGCGTCATGCCGATGTCGCCATGTATCAAGCCAAAGACAGTGGCAGAAATGCGATCCGCTTTTTTGACCCCAATATGCAATCGCATTTGGAAAAGCGCGCCGCAATTGAAACTGATTTGCGCACTGCATATGAATCAAAACAACAATTGATTCCCTACTATCAAGTACAAATTGATACACAGGGTAAAGCCTTGGGCGCAGAGCTGTTACTGCGTTGGCGACATCCGAATAACGGCATGATTTCCCCTGCCGATTTTATTCCTGTCGCTGAGCAAACCGGTTTAATTGTTTCCATTGGCAAACAAGTCATTCGCCAAGCTTGTGAGCAGTTACAACAATGGAGCCTTCATCAGGCGTTTTGCCAGCTAAGCATTGCCGTCAATGTAAGCCCAATTCAATTTAACCAGCCAAGTTTTGTGGATGATGTACTGGCTATTGTCAGCCACAGCAATATCAATCCGCATTTATTAAAGTTGGAGTTAACCGAAAGTTCACTGCTGAAAAATGTCGATCAAAGTATCGAAAAAATGCAGCAACTACAAAATAGCGGAATTGGCTTTTCAATGGATGACTTTGGTATAGGTTATTCATCCCTGTCTTATTTGAAACGTTTGCCGCTGGATCAATTAAAAATTGACCAGACATTTGTGCGCGATATCGCGATTGACCCTAACGATGCCATTATTACCCGCACTATTATTGCTATGGCACAAAATATGAATTTGCAAGTCATCGCAGAAGGAGTTGAAACAGAAGTACAGAAAAGCTTCCTGGAACAAAATGGATGCACCATGTTCCAAGGATATTTCTTCGGCAGACCCATGCCGATTGAAGAATTTGAACAGCAGCTATTGGAGCGCGGATATTGCTCTGCGCATAAATGA
- the dapA gene encoding 4-hydroxy-tetrahydrodipicolinate synthase, which yields MIQGSMVALVTPMNADNSLDWASLHKLVDWHLEQGTHAIVAVGTTGESPTLNVDEHLAVIKKVVDQVNGRIPVIAGTGANSTAEAVEWTQAAKDIGADACLLVTPYYNKPTQEGLVLHHTHIARAVAIPQILYNVPGRTGVDMKPETALRLAKVPNIVGIKEATGDLERAKVLIEQAPSSFAVISGDDATAADLILLGGKGDISVTANVVPAAIARMCELALAGNANEARAINERLLPLHTAMFVESNPIPVKWALEHMGMIQSGIRLPLTRLSEQYHQQLKSAMQLAGV from the coding sequence ATGATTCAAGGCAGTATGGTTGCCCTGGTAACCCCGATGAATGCAGATAATTCCCTCGATTGGGCGAGTTTGCATAAGTTGGTGGACTGGCATCTGGAGCAGGGCACTCATGCAATTGTTGCCGTGGGTACCACCGGCGAATCGCCCACGTTGAATGTTGATGAACATCTGGCAGTAATCAAGAAAGTAGTTGATCAGGTGAATGGTCGTATTCCGGTAATCGCGGGTACAGGCGCTAACTCTACTGCAGAGGCGGTTGAGTGGACCCAAGCAGCCAAAGATATTGGTGCTGATGCCTGTCTGCTGGTAACTCCTTATTACAACAAGCCCACTCAGGAAGGCTTGGTGTTACACCATACTCATATTGCGCGCGCCGTCGCCATTCCCCAAATCCTCTACAATGTGCCCGGCCGCACGGGCGTGGATATGAAGCCTGAAACGGCACTTCGTTTGGCTAAAGTGCCTAACATTGTTGGGATCAAAGAGGCAACGGGTGATCTTGAGCGCGCTAAAGTACTGATCGAGCAAGCCCCATCCAGCTTTGCAGTTATCTCGGGTGATGATGCAACAGCCGCTGATTTAATTCTTTTAGGGGGTAAAGGGGATATTTCTGTCACGGCGAATGTCGTACCTGCTGCCATTGCGCGTATGTGCGAATTGGCTCTGGCAGGTAATGCAAATGAAGCGCGCGCAATTAACGAGCGTTTATTGCCTTTGCATACGGCTATGTTTGTTGAATCCAACCCGATTCCGGTGAAGTGGGCCCTTGAACATATGGGGATGATCCAATCGGGTATTCGCCTGCCACTGACACGCTTGTCAGAGCAGTATCACCAACAGCTTAAATCAGCGATGCAGCTCGCCGGGGTCTGA
- the nadA gene encoding quinolinate synthase NadA, with product MSEFVNLAVRDLAAEDLVKQHLARVWSAPQYTPEQESEYKLRIKSLLKQHNAVLVAHYYTDPLIQALAEETGGCVSDSLEMARFGKNHPADTLIVAGVKFMGETAKILTPEKRVLMPTLEATCSLDLGCPIDEFSAFCDQHPDRTVVVYANTSAAVKARADWVVTSSIALDVVDYLDRQGKKILWAPDKHLGAYVQQKTGADVLLWDGACIVHEEFKAKGVEDLKILYPDAAVLVHPESPKAVVELADVVGSTSQLIKAAQTLPNREFIVATDQGIFYKMQQVNPDKTFHIAPTAGSGATCRSCANCPWMAMNVLDNLASVFERTDNEIHVDPDLGKRAMIPLQRMLDFKK from the coding sequence ATGTCCGAGTTTGTGAATCTTGCTGTGCGCGATCTCGCTGCTGAAGATCTCGTTAAACAACATCTGGCGCGAGTCTGGAGTGCGCCTCAATACACTCCTGAGCAAGAATCTGAATACAAGTTGCGCATTAAATCATTGCTCAAACAGCACAATGCAGTATTGGTTGCTCACTATTACACCGATCCCCTGATACAAGCGCTTGCCGAAGAGACGGGTGGTTGTGTGTCTGACTCTTTGGAGATGGCTCGTTTTGGAAAAAATCACCCTGCCGACACCCTCATTGTTGCCGGTGTTAAATTCATGGGTGAAACCGCCAAAATCCTCACACCTGAAAAGCGTGTACTTATGCCGACCCTGGAGGCGACATGCTCGCTGGATTTGGGGTGTCCTATTGATGAGTTTTCTGCGTTTTGCGACCAGCACCCTGATCGCACTGTCGTGGTTTATGCCAACACGTCCGCCGCGGTAAAAGCGCGTGCCGATTGGGTCGTGACTTCGAGTATTGCGCTGGATGTGGTTGACTATCTGGATCGCCAAGGTAAAAAAATTCTGTGGGCACCCGATAAACATCTTGGTGCTTATGTTCAGCAAAAAACCGGAGCTGATGTTCTGTTGTGGGACGGCGCTTGCATTGTGCACGAAGAGTTTAAGGCGAAGGGAGTGGAGGATCTCAAGATTCTTTATCCCGATGCTGCAGTGCTGGTGCACCCTGAGTCGCCCAAAGCGGTAGTAGAATTGGCTGATGTGGTTGGTTCAACATCACAGTTGATCAAAGCGGCGCAGACTTTACCAAACCGGGAGTTCATCGTGGCAACTGACCAAGGCATTTTCTACAAAATGCAACAGGTCAATCCTGACAAAACTTTCCACATCGCCCCAACGGCGGGTAGCGGCGCAACTTGTCGCTCTTGCGCCAACTGCCCCTGGATGGCAATGAATGTATTGGATAATCTGGCAAGTGTGTTTGAACGGACGGATAACGAAATCCATGTTGACCCTGACCTGGGTAAGCGAGCGATGATTCCGTTACAACGAATGCTGGATTTTAAAAAATAA
- a CDS encoding MBL fold metallo-hydrolase, giving the protein MASPLRFASLGSGSRGNSTLIEWAAGTLLIDCGFSVKEANQRLERLGKCAEDLTAILVTHEHTDHIKGVAAMARRYGLPVYMTPGTWQSRDLGELPDLRLIEAYTPFVLNDLNVVPVAVPHDAREPAQFVFEYEGLRLGVLTDLGSITSHVETHYQDLDAMVLEANHDPFMLASGPYPPSLKQRVGGLWGHLSNQQAAGFLQRLNCARLQHLVVAHISQQNNSLELAQAALASVTAEVKQVTFACQNQGFDWLSVT; this is encoded by the coding sequence ATGGCAAGCCCCCTGCGCTTTGCATCCCTTGGGAGTGGCAGTCGCGGTAATTCAACGCTGATTGAGTGGGCCGCAGGAACACTTTTGATTGATTGCGGATTCAGTGTCAAAGAAGCCAATCAGCGGCTTGAGCGATTAGGGAAATGTGCAGAAGATCTGACTGCGATATTGGTAACCCATGAGCATACTGACCACATCAAAGGCGTTGCGGCTATGGCTCGGCGCTATGGTTTACCGGTCTATATGACACCGGGGACCTGGCAGAGTAGGGATCTGGGTGAACTACCGGATTTGCGATTAATCGAGGCCTATACCCCTTTTGTGCTCAACGATTTAAATGTCGTTCCTGTGGCTGTACCGCATGATGCACGCGAACCTGCGCAATTTGTTTTTGAATACGAAGGGTTGCGATTGGGGGTGCTGACGGATTTGGGAAGTATTACCTCCCATGTAGAAACGCATTATCAGGATTTGGATGCGATGGTGCTTGAAGCTAATCATGATCCTTTTATGTTGGCATCCGGGCCTTATCCTCCATCGTTAAAACAACGTGTCGGCGGGCTCTGGGGGCACTTGAGCAATCAGCAAGCTGCCGGGTTTTTACAGCGGCTCAATTGTGCGCGGCTGCAGCATTTGGTGGTGGCGCACATCAGTCAACAAAATAATTCGCTGGAGCTTGCGCAGGCGGCTTTGGCATCGGTCACGGCAGAGGTCAAACAAGTGACTTTTGCCTGCCAAAACCAGGGGTTTGACTGGTTGTCGGTTACTTAA
- the bamC gene encoding outer membrane protein assembly factor BamC, which yields MSPINAMTITTKPFLSINIKRPLWTLLVATLGVSLSGCGMFFGDEGVFRNREGDYLKADNIPPLVLPAGTKSETMGELYPIPPITATDFGFDPSADDYEVPRPMPLSANLEQENVKIQRVGNESWILLNAAPGEVWPRIRNFLNVNALAVSKADIGKGIIETSWLQFKTDLSTYDRYRLQIDQGVQPETTEIHITHMSVPVAEKPTPTMGWPRRSVNPEREKWMLDELAATLASETAEGGTSLLAQAIGGSVKANLGVLGNEPLMTIKLDRQRAFATLTYAAKRDGFTTFAQDIDAGLYYVHYINPEDAKPGWLKRLFRIGLEPKAPTTPYSLEQIKTNMLTGDAFEKAPRSDRDEEKALPDAPGYLIVVTGSNNNFVVRIRDPYGKRLSPHEARELLTVLRRNLI from the coding sequence ATGAGTCCGATTAACGCAATGACCATAACAACAAAACCATTTTTGTCTATCAATATTAAGCGTCCATTATGGACCCTGCTAGTTGCCACTTTGGGGGTTTCTCTATCGGGGTGCGGCATGTTTTTTGGCGATGAGGGAGTTTTTCGTAATCGCGAAGGTGATTATTTAAAAGCCGATAATATTCCTCCGCTTGTGTTACCCGCAGGGACAAAATCAGAAACCATGGGTGAGTTGTATCCAATTCCACCGATTACTGCGACTGACTTTGGCTTTGACCCCAGTGCGGACGACTACGAAGTACCGCGGCCTATGCCCTTATCGGCAAACCTTGAACAGGAAAACGTCAAAATACAGCGAGTAGGCAATGAAAGCTGGATTTTGCTGAATGCGGCACCTGGCGAGGTCTGGCCACGAATCCGTAATTTCCTTAATGTGAATGCTTTGGCTGTTAGCAAAGCCGATATTGGTAAAGGCATCATCGAGACCAGTTGGTTGCAATTCAAGACGGATCTATCAACTTATGACCGTTATCGTTTGCAGATCGATCAAGGTGTACAGCCTGAGACTACTGAAATCCACATCACCCATATGAGCGTTCCGGTTGCTGAAAAACCAACTCCTACTATGGGGTGGCCGCGTCGTTCAGTTAATCCAGAGCGTGAAAAGTGGATGTTGGATGAGCTTGCTGCAACCTTGGCAAGTGAAACAGCTGAAGGTGGAACATCATTACTCGCGCAGGCGATTGGTGGCTCGGTAAAAGCAAATCTGGGTGTGTTGGGTAACGAGCCATTGATGACCATCAAGCTTGATCGTCAGCGCGCCTTTGCAACTCTGACATATGCAGCCAAACGCGATGGTTTTACCACGTTTGCCCAGGATATCGATGCAGGTCTCTATTACGTCCATTACATAAATCCGGAAGATGCTAAGCCGGGCTGGCTCAAACGCTTGTTCCGCATTGGTTTGGAACCTAAAGCCCCAACTACGCCCTACTCATTGGAGCAAATCAAAACCAATATGCTGACCGGTGATGCCTTTGAAAAAGCGCCACGCTCTGATCGTGACGAAGAAAAAGCATTACCTGATGCCCCGGGTTATTTAATAGTCGTAACGGGAAGCAACAACAATTTCGTTGTCCGCATCCGTGATCCGTACGGCAAACGCTTGAGCCCTCATGAGGCTCGTGAGTTATTAACCGTGCTGCGCAGAAACCTGATCTAA
- a CDS encoding diguanylate cyclase, translated as MSKKDESVRGLSFVKRVYPARTLGLGLGGVAVGTVLLAQDFPVFYWLLLLVNGLVWPHLAYVIACRSAIPFQAERRHLLLDSGSGGFWVVAMGFNPLVSTLILMMLWMNNIAAGGLRLFLKGLATTGIGLLVGLAAFGWHPDLTTGDWVVYASLPMLVAYPVAIGLITYNLAIQLHQQKELLKRLSRTDGLTGLYNRYYWESRTTESIAVARRNNQPMALILLDIDHFKAINDTYGHVAGDQVLKQVAQLLRMNLREGELLGRYGGEEFALLLPNTTQDAAYATAERLRLLVGQALYEIDERVSGLRCSISVGVAAFREGQGYSEWFRAADAALYQAKHIGRNTTVVFDSTLQDVLVLHKHPGDQRATSPV; from the coding sequence GTGAGTAAAAAAGACGAATCCGTCAGGGGATTAAGCTTTGTAAAACGCGTTTACCCTGCTCGCACCCTGGGTCTGGGGTTGGGCGGGGTTGCGGTTGGCACTGTACTTCTGGCGCAAGACTTTCCTGTCTTTTATTGGTTGCTTTTGCTGGTCAATGGCTTGGTCTGGCCGCATTTGGCTTATGTAATTGCCTGCCGTAGCGCTATACCTTTTCAGGCCGAACGCAGACATCTATTGTTGGATAGTGGAAGTGGCGGCTTCTGGGTGGTCGCGATGGGATTCAATCCTTTAGTCAGTACCCTGATCCTCATGATGTTGTGGATGAACAACATCGCAGCCGGTGGATTGCGCTTATTCCTGAAAGGGCTGGCCACCACAGGTATAGGTTTACTGGTGGGGTTAGCTGCATTTGGTTGGCATCCAGACCTGACGACGGGCGATTGGGTTGTATACGCCTCATTACCCATGCTGGTTGCTTACCCGGTAGCGATAGGCTTGATTACTTACAACCTTGCTATCCAGCTGCATCAACAAAAAGAATTATTAAAGCGCTTGAGCCGCACCGATGGATTGACGGGCTTATACAATCGTTATTACTGGGAGTCCCGTACTACCGAGTCGATTGCTGTCGCGCGCCGCAACAATCAACCTATGGCGTTGATTTTGTTGGATATCGACCACTTCAAAGCTATTAACGATACCTATGGGCATGTGGCAGGCGATCAGGTGCTCAAGCAGGTGGCGCAATTACTGCGCATGAATTTGCGCGAAGGCGAATTGTTAGGGCGTTACGGTGGCGAGGAGTTCGCGCTTTTATTACCTAACACCACCCAGGATGCTGCCTACGCAACCGCCGAGCGCTTGCGCTTGTTGGTAGGGCAGGCTTTATATGAAATCGATGAACGGGTGAGCGGATTACGCTGTTCTATCAGCGTGGGAGTGGCTGCGTTTCGCGAGGGGCAGGGTTACAGTGAATGGTTCAGAGCGGCTGATGCGGCTCTGTATCAGGCAAAGCATATCGGGCGTAATACCACGGTTGTATTCGATAGCACACTTCAGGATGTGTTGGTTCTGCACAAGCACCCAGGTGACCAGCGAGCAACATCGCCTGTCTAA
- the queC gene encoding 7-cyano-7-deazaguanine synthase QueC, whose product MSQKKAVVLVSGGLDSTTVLAIARSEGYACYSMSFDYGQRHKSELLAAERTAKALGAVEHKVIKLDLRSIGGSALTDDAIDVPEEETGGIPVTYVPARNTVFLSIALGWAEVLECDDIFIGVNAVDFSGYPDCRPEYIAAYEKMANLATRAGAEGNKLHIRTPLIHLSKADIIRQGIALGVDYGLTVSCYQANDAGEACGKCDSCRLRKQGFTQAGIADPTHYQN is encoded by the coding sequence ATGTCGCAAAAAAAAGCAGTCGTGCTTGTCTCCGGCGGTCTGGATTCCACCACTGTGTTGGCTATTGCCCGCAGTGAAGGTTACGCCTGCTATTCCATGAGTTTTGATTACGGCCAGCGCCATAAATCTGAATTGCTTGCAGCAGAACGCACTGCCAAGGCCTTGGGCGCTGTTGAACATAAAGTGATTAAACTGGATTTGCGCTCAATCGGTGGTTCTGCACTGACAGATGACGCGATTGATGTGCCGGAGGAAGAGACGGGCGGTATTCCGGTAACCTATGTGCCGGCACGCAATACAGTATTTCTATCGATTGCCTTGGGTTGGGCTGAAGTACTGGAGTGTGACGATATTTTTATTGGTGTAAATGCGGTGGATTTTTCCGGCTATCCGGATTGCCGCCCGGAATATATCGCGGCTTATGAGAAGATGGCCAATCTGGCAACCCGCGCGGGTGCCGAAGGTAATAAATTACATATCCGCACACCACTGATTCACTTGAGTAAAGCCGATATTATCCGCCAGGGTATTGCATTGGGTGTTGACTACGGGCTGACAGTATCTTGCTATCAAGCAAACGATGCGGGCGAGGCGTGCGGAAAATGCGATAGCTGCCGCTTGCGCAAGCAGGGTTTTACTCAGGCCGGTATTGCCGACCCAACACATTACCAGAACTGA